Below is a window of Tsuneonella deserti DNA.
GCGACCGGCTGGACCCGGCGATGCTCGCCGACCCGCTTGCGGCGAGCGTGACGCCGGTGCGCGATGCGCTTCACCGGCTCACCGGCGAAGGCCTGGTCGAGACCCGCACGAGCGGCGGCTTCCATGTGCCCCAGCTCGACGAGCCGGCGCTCAAGGATCTCTATGGCTGGTCGGGAGAACTGGTCGCCCTGGCGCTGCGCGGCTGGCCGACGGAGGGATCGGCAGGCAAGCCGACCCCGGTGGAGGGTACGGTCGCTGAGCGGGCCGCCGCCGTCTTCCTCGCGGTCGGCCACCGCTCGCGCAACGGCGAGCACGCCCGCGCGATCGACCGCCTCAATGCGCGGCTCCACGCCGTCCGCATGGTCGAGCCGCATGTGCTCGAAGCGGTGGATGGGGAGCTGGCCGAGCTGGCGGAGGCCACGAACCGGAGCGAGCGCAAGCTGCTCGGCCGCCTCAGCGTCGCCTATCACCGCCGCCGCGACCGTGCCGCCGCCGCGATCGTACGGGCGGTCTATCGGGCCGGCTAACCCGGCTGGAAGCCGGCGAAAACAATCGCCGTATAGAATCCGTATAAAGTTCGGATAGCGAGCACCGCCACCTACTCTCCCAAGGCTGCATCGACGCAGCAAATGTAGGAGAGTGGTTATGAAGTGCGAAAAGAAGGTCATCGAACTCGGCACCGCCAGCACCGCGACCAAGGGTGCTTTCGGGCCTGGCGTCGACATCCGGCTCCAGCTGGCGTCGCCCGGCCTTGCCGACGATTGACGCCAAGGACGCGCGCGGCCCGTCCAGGTCGCGCGCGCTCCGGCGCGGCTCCATGTCCTCGCTGCGACCCGGCCTTTCCTATTGCGACGTGGGTGAACGTCTCGTTTTCCTCGACGTCGCCGCCGACTGCTATTTCTGCCTCGATGCCGAAGCCGAGGCGGAGTTCCGACGGCTCGATCGCTGTCCCGGATCGGGTGCTCCGAGCGCATCATTGCAAGACACGGGATTGTTTGCCTGTTCGGCGCACGCAGCACCGCCGGCGCCCTGCAAACAGCCCGTGCCCGCGTCCCGCAGCCTGTTGGACACGCCGTTCCCGTTGGCCGGGCCGGCGGCGACAATAGCCGCGATCGCGCGGCTTCACGAGGCGAAGCTTCGCTTCAGGCTGCAGGGCCTGGCAGGAGCCTTGGCCTCGCTTCGGAAAGCAAAGCTCCGCAGCCCGGCGCGGTCCGGCAGCCGGGACGATCTCGCCGGTGCGATGGCGAGTTTCGTGCGCGCCGAGCGGATCGTCACCGTGGCGGATGCGTGTCTCAGCCACTCCTATGCCGTCGCCCGGCAATTGCTCGCGCAGGGCCTCGACGCGAGCCTGGTGCTCGGCGTGCGGCTCGGACCGTTCGCGGCGCATTGCTGGGTGCAGCATGACGATTGGGTCATCAACGACCGGCTCGACACGGTCAGGACCTTCAAGCCCATCCTGGTGGTATGATGCGCGAGCACTTCGTCGCCATCGTTCCGCTGGCGGGCCGGCCGTTGCCCGCGATCGATCCTTCGCGACCTTGCCCGGACAATCTTCTGCCCAAATTCGAGGGCGACCATTTTCGCATACATGGCACCAGCGGCCTGCGCGCGGTCGTCTCGCCGGCCGGGGCGATCCTGGGCCTCCTGTTCGATCGAGGCCAGCGCCGTCCGGCTGATCGCCTTTCCGATGCCGACTGGGCGGGTATCGCTGCGTCGCGCGGGCGCATTTTGACCGAACGTTATTGGGGGAGCTACGTCGCGATTGTCGGTGTTGGCGACGATGTAGCGATCGTCCGCGCGCCGTTCGGCGACCTTGCCTGCTATTACCACCAAGGTGCGGATGCACTTTACATTGCGTCCGACCTGTCCCTGCTCCTCGAGGCCGCCCGCAGCTCGCGGAGGATTTCAGCCGACCATGTATCTCGCCAGATTGCCTGGCCCGACCACCGCTTCCGTGAAACCTGCCTCGCGGACATCAAGGAATTGCGCGGCGGCGAGCGCCTGACGGTCTCCGAGGGAGACATCCGGGTCGAGAGCATCTGGACGCCCTGGCCGTTCATCGACCCCGGTCGCCAGCTCGAGGACGGGATCGAAGCCGGCCGCCGCTTGCGGGACGCCGTGGGCCTCGCAGTCGCGGCGCGATCGGCCGCATGCCGGCGGCCCCTGCTCTTGCTGTCCGGCGGGCTCGATTCGAGCGTCACGGCCGCTTGCCTCAGGGCGGCAGGAGCGGACTTCTCTTGCCTCAATCTCCGGGCGGATGACCCTCTAAGCGATGAAACGCGCTATGCGCGCTGTGTTGCGGACACGGTCGGGGCTGACCTCAGCGTCGAGCGACTGGCGGCGGATTATGTCGACGTGCGCCGTTCGGGCGCTGCGCATCTGCCCTATCCGGTCCATCGCTGCTTCACCCAGGCGCAGGACGCCATTGCGCAGCAGGTCGCCACCCGGCTCCGCGCCGACG
It encodes the following:
- a CDS encoding GntR family transcriptional regulator, translating into MNSGATAERVYDALKQRLMNHEFHPGDRLDPAMLADPLAASVTPVRDALHRLTGEGLVETRTSGGFHVPQLDEPALKDLYGWSGELVALALRGWPTEGSAGKPTPVEGTVAERAAAVFLAVGHRSRNGEHARAIDRLNARLHAVRMVEPHVLEAVDGELAELAEATNRSERKLLGRLSVAYHRRRDRAAAAIVRAVYRAG
- a CDS encoding benenodin family lasso peptide yields the protein MKCEKKVIELGTASTATKGAFGPGVDIRLQLASPGLADD
- a CDS encoding lasso peptide biosynthesis B2 protein, yielding MGERLVFLDVAADCYFCLDAEAEAEFRRLDRCPGSGAPSASLQDTGLFACSAHAAPPAPCKQPVPASRSLLDTPFPLAGPAATIAAIARLHEAKLRFRLQGLAGALASLRKAKLRSPARSGSRDDLAGAMASFVRAERIVTVADACLSHSYAVARQLLAQGLDASLVLGVRLGPFAAHCWVQHDDWVINDRLDTVRTFKPILVV
- a CDS encoding asparagine synthase-related protein, with the protein product MMREHFVAIVPLAGRPLPAIDPSRPCPDNLLPKFEGDHFRIHGTSGLRAVVSPAGAILGLLFDRGQRRPADRLSDADWAGIAASRGRILTERYWGSYVAIVGVGDDVAIVRAPFGDLACYYHQGADALYIASDLSLLLEAARSSRRISADHVSRQIAWPDHRFRETCLADIKELRGGERLTVSEGDIRVESIWTPWPFIDPGRQLEDGIEAGRRLRDAVGLAVAARSAACRRPLLLLSGGLDSSVTAACLRAAGADFSCLNLRADDPLSDETRYARCVADTVGADLSVERLAADYVDVRRSGAAHLPYPVHRCFTQAQDAIAQQVATRLRADAVFDGGGGDNVFFASRSVSMLADCLLTAGFDRRFRSAAEALGDLAQVGMPRLVAKAMHRAWWRTRTPRHAAADQFLSPDLRRELGRTTAHEWLQPPPSALPGRAAHVGLLVPAQSMVEAVNAGAPYEAVSPLASQPVIEACLRIPSWLWLARGRDRAAARAAFQERLPAAIVDRRSKGTPTTFVAQILERNRITIRDMLLGGWLAGQGLIDTAALSRLFNDDTPAHDLSFVSLMTLVDAEAWARAQG